ATTAGTATCTGTCCAATTTTAAGACTCCTTAAGATGAAATCTCCAACACAGGCAAAAAAAAGGAGGCCGTCTCTTGAGCACAGGGGTGGAAGACCACGatacaaaaaaggaaataaaccaaGGCACTCGTGCTGTGGGAAAAAATTTGAAAGCTTTTATTAGAGTGGCTAATGCAtggcaaagataaaaaaagatttaactAAATTGCACCTAATTGTTGCAGCACACTGGCCTACATCAGGATGACTAATCAGAAGTGAAGATTGAAACAGACATATTTAGGCCTGTGAGAGATCAGGAGATGACATTGTAGCTCATTACAAAAATAGACTGCAGGTGACTCAGACTGTGGAAAATCACCACATatagacaaacaaaatgaaccaCTGTCCCATATGTATAATTATGTCCTGTATCTTATGTGTAATGTCCAGATATTCACGCTGTAGACTGTATGGTGTAACACTGGCTACACAGAAGACAGTCTGCACGGTCTCAGTAAGTTTGCTTGAGAAGAGCGAGCGAGCATTCTCACTAACGCTGTGTCCCTCTGTGTTTACAGTGGCAGTGGAGAAGATGGACGCCATGCTGTCGGCCGAGGGAGCGTGGAGCTCTCAGTACAAAGACATCAGTGATATGGACGAGCTGAAGGCGCCAGATTGTGCTGAGACTTTCATGACTCTGCTACAGGTCATCACCGGTAAGACGACTGATCTTCAGATAATGTGTATATGTATTATaatcttatttattattaattgcCCAACATGAACATCAACTTAAAAAGACGTTTCTTCTCTCTGCGTTGGCGCCACCAAGTGTTGATATGTGAAAAGAAGTGAAACCATTGAATGCGCATCTTTACTACTAGTGAAAACTTCACAGGGTATCTTTAAGCCACACAGGATGTTTATgttcaacttttttttgttgtctttctgtCCTCAGAGCGGTACCGGGCCTTACCCTGTCATTCTGCACAGCTGAAGTTTCTGGGGCTGCAGAGAGAGCTGGTGGATGATTTCCGCATACGACTCACCCAGGTAATAACAACAAGAAACACTCAGTAATGATGAAAGACGCTGTCAGGGACGAAAGGCACTTGGCTCATGGTTAACATGGAAAACATTGAGGAAATGATGGACACAGGATTGTGCATTTCCCCTAAAATCTCTTTCCCTATTAATTGTCCTCTCAGTGGACTTCTcattactgtatatacagacagtgtaaaatgttgatttctttaaatgatgaaaatcatTGCCTTCTCGCTTGTTTTCAGGAATGTAAATGAACTTGTCTTTGAAATTTGGtacagaatacaaatatatctgAAAAGAGGAGACGTAGGTTGTGTTGTGAAAGATATTTAAGCGTAAACAAGCCACaatttcagtctttatgctcTAAAATATTCTTATGCTGTGTCACTGTTACATCTTTCATTGTGCAAGTTTGTTTGGTGTTACATGTGCTCTGTGGAATTATTTACAGAGAGAAAGGGTGAGAGGTAGATGGATGAACCAGTGGTGGtattcttttttccccccaggtAATGAAGGAGGAGTCTCGCTGTCCCCTCGGTGCCCGTTACTGTGCCATCCTCAATGCTGTCAACTACATTTCCACCATCCTGGGAGACTGGGGAGACAACGTGGTGGGTGGAGTTTTAGTCATTAAATATATCTATTTTAGTAATGCATTTTAAACACTCTCATCCAAAAGGAATATTCTATTCTTAAGTAATACATTGTATAATTAGTTTATCACAACACTGGAGATGCTGTTTACTCATTTCCTCAAGATAATACAGATATTACCCCAAAAATTGAAATACGGCCTTACAGTTATACACCTTCGTCAACCAATCAAGTTACAGTTTACATCCACATCTGTCCAAACtcatacaatatatatatatatgactttacaagtctttaatttaattaaagaagCCAAACAtctcaaatgttaaatgtttcaaaacaaGAATTGAACATGATTAAAATAAAGGCTGAAATTTGTAGAATCTTCATTTGCTACAGAGTTTTCTTGCTAAAACAACAACTAAAGAACAGGGTGAATCTGTGTATCAGTCTTTTCGATCTCTATGGAAACATCCCCTCACATGATTTTTTGGCTTAAGCTCCTCACTGAGTTAAGCGTTCAccattctttttattctttgtccagtttttcctccagctgcagcaggcggCGGTTTCACTGGGAGACGAGGCGGTGCTGGGAGGCCTCGGGGTGATGGAGTTGGGCCGTCTGGCCTCTCTGGAGGGCTCTCTGTTCGAGGGTCTGTTAGCGCTGCTGGATCGACTGAAAGGAGACATGATGGGAAGACTACTGGAATGGACCATGAGGGAAATCACAGAGAAAGCCAAACAATACTCTCATGACCGGTAAGACATGAGTACCTTACATATTAGTGTTGGGTGAAGGGAACGTTTCAGATCATGCTGTTGGCGTTGTTAATGGAGTTACATCTAAAGGGACAGATAGACATTTTTGTCAGATAGAAGTGATGAGCACTTTTAACACTTATAAATCAGAAGATAGCTAAATAACCAGATcagctcagttttttttattttgagcttTGTGGGAAACCATTAGCTTTTAGCCTTAATCCTGATTGTACTGTATTTAATGGAAAGTAagtatttcattgtatttcctACCTATAGATATGTTTTTGTATCTCAAGGACCACTGGCCAAAAATAACAGATTtactctcttctctttttgcttttactttttttagGTGGCTGTCTCTACCCTCCCCGCATGACCAGTCCACCATGTCCCTGTCCAGTTCGGCATGTCCCATGATGCTGTGCGTGAGGGACAGACTGTTGAACCTTCATCAGGTCCTGAGTCTGACTCTGTTCCAACTCGCCTGGCAGGGCCTGGCGGACAGACTCGACAACTTTCTCTACCAGGATGTAAGAAATGAATATCCACTGAAAGTCCACAACcctgtcttgtgtttttatgattttaatgatttgtgtttCGTGGCAGAGCATTTAACAATAAACTACAAATTATGCGATACAGCCAGACTGGAACAGTTAAGATCGTAGATAAAAGGCTATCGCAAGGgtacatgttgacatgttgatcAGAAATGTTATAAAGCTcataaatcatgtttaaatgttCAGTAAATAACTTTTTTAGCTTGGCTGTTCTTTGCTACAAATCCCTTTAATCTACCTGAAAGTACAATAAcaaatctgaaacaaacacatctgacTGAGGCTGTAACAGTTCTGAAACCGAGACCAACCCCATGACAAACATTCCACAATCTCGTGAAGCAATACAGGAGGAAGGAAGCCCCAACGTGCTGTAGCTGCAAAGCTTAAAGTTAGGGCGAGCTGTTTCTTCAATATATGTGAATATTACACACTGGTATTGATCAATTGAGCATCTGTTTTAATTCGCTCATTGTGAGACTGCGGATGTGCCTTTCAATTTGAAACATCCCTTTCATCCATCCGTCCCTTTTCTTTATGCCTTCAGATTATTTGCTGAGGGGTCGACAGTCAGCTCAGGAAATACCTGTGtgattgttttatctttttgtaGGAGTGGAATTCCAGCAGTACTTGAATGCTACCCAAACTCACAGAAGCCTCACTGATGACACCTTGTGGTTATTGGTGCACACAACAATCCCATCCCTGACAGCCTCCCTGCTATCAGCCACAGTGCTTGAGCTGCGCTCCACCTCATGAACACAGACTTAAATTAACTTATAATTATCCCACAATTCCACCACAATGATCCCTGTGGTTGATGACTAATGAACAGTTTTTTGTATAAATCTCTTATTTAGTGTTTGCCATGAAACTGCTGATATGTGTGGTTTTCAGGCTGTGCAGTGACACTGAGCTCATTATATCCATGTGTCTCCCTGCGTCTCAGGTGATCCTGTCAAATCATTTCAGCGATGGGGGAGCCGCTCAGCTTCAGTTCGACATGACAAGAaacctgtttcctctgtttggtCACTACTGCAAAAGACCCGAGAACTTCTTTAAGCagtaagtgtgtctgtgtgtgtgtctgtttttgtcattaGAACACACATAATACATGTAAGGTTTAACTCTTATGATATTATTAAGTCTCATGTCTACAGCTCTGGTAATGGTGTAAGTAAAAAGGTATTTGAAAAGTACAACAAATTCATATAATAAAGTTGTAAATGAAGCTAGTCTTATCAATATTTGATaatataatcacatttattatataaatagaTAACATTTATTACTACACATGCTCATATCGACAAACAACTATAGATGTTGGCAGCTTAAAAGCCAGATGCAGTGCTTTCAGAAAGGGTTCAGACCAAAAGTAAAGtagttaaaggagacatatgtttttagtttttctttcctctgctgtgttgtaTAATTTTTGTTTGTCAATGTAAAAGTTCAGCAAACTTAAAAAGCTCATAGTCAGCAGTAAaggagctcctctcctccacagaaaatACTGACGCTCTTGAAATACCTTGTCAGAGTCCCAGCCAATACTTCAGCACCGTTGTGATGTCATTTGCACAGTGTACGCCTTTTGGATAAACTTGCATACCCCCTGATAAAACCAGGTAAACCGAGGATGGAGGCTATTTGCTACACACTCGTCTGATTAGTTCTGTCTCTGTCCGCTGTCTGTCCACAGTGTGAAGGAGGCGTGCATCATCTTGTGCCTGAACGTGGGCTCTGCTATTCTGCTAAGGAACCTCCTCAAAGAGTCCGAGGAGGAGACGAAAGACTGGGCAGGTGCAGAGGATCCCCCGCCCGAGTCTGCGCTCAATGAGTTGGGGGTTTACTGCTTGGCACCGTGCGACGTGCTCATTCTCCTCAACCTCAGAGCCTCCTGGCCTGGACAGTGACATTTCCTCCGCCCCTCTGAGGTTTATATCGgtgtatattaaaatatttcGTATTAAATATTAACCATGTTTGGAAAGAAGACCTTTAATATTTGTCAGTAATGTAAAGTTGGGCTGTTCAGATAGTATCATTATTGTGTTGCACTTTTTGTAGGGGGGACCAACTTACCTGTCACCTCAACTGACTGAAGTAAACCACATAACAGTTATTATTAACAATTGTGCTTTGTCTGGAATATTATGTAATAAACCTCACTACATCTGTACAATGCATTGAATTACACGCTCACTTtgtttgttatattatattaaaagttatCAATAGTTAATTATAAAAGGAATGGTCCACTGAAACCCCCAAAATTGATGAGACTGAGACTCAGCCATAACAATTTAGTAGACAAGACTTATTGCATACACTCAACCATTACTAAGTAATACTGTAGTAATATTGCTAGtacatttaaaagcaagaaCATGCTTCATCTAATCACAATGTGGTTCTTTTACTTTCGAGTAAATATTTTTAGACTtatacttgagtaaaatgtttgagtacctCCTCTACCACTggctaataataatgatacattttgtttatatagcacctttcaataCACAGTTACAAGGGGCTTTACAAGTAAAAAAATTGAAAGCAAACTAtgggaaacaaaaaagaaatttgGGCACgaatacaaaaatgaaaaatgtttcagatgagaaaagagtaaaactgAACTAAAACATTGTAAATGACTAATATAGTCGTTAAGATCAGAACTAAGAAAGCACACCTATAAacttttttgtgtatttgtgtgttatttcttCTATTTCAGCAcctaattaaattaaatttccaTCTAACTTTATTtgtgccaaatcataacattATATCCAGGCACTTTACATAGGAAGGTCCAGCTCCCATCATATAATATAATCTTATAATGGAGGGACAGAAGGCATTTGAAAAATCTGCGTCTTTAAATAGAAAGATTTtattataatgacaataatgttATTGTTATCAGACGTCATACATGAAGAAGCCCCGCCCATCCCCTCCGCGGttcctcc
The sequence above is a segment of the Hippoglossus stenolepis isolate QCI-W04-F060 chromosome 22, HSTE1.2, whole genome shotgun sequence genome. Coding sequences within it:
- the rint1 gene encoding RAD50-interacting protein 1 isoform X2 — translated: MALASGRGVASAPPASSSSTPPPQAPPLCLPIQIMLLPLSRRFRYHFYGNRQTNSPGKPEWYLTQVLMWMGNSSTFMDEKIQPILDRAGAAISARVELWRGLLSLVQEKVASDASRLLYDDVLLSHLVEEVLQFEKELRSNQSYPAGLPGLLHLLLDDAVLQKWLTVERKMAVEKMDAMLSAEGAWSSQYKDISDMDELKAPDCAETFMTLLQVITERYRALPCHSAQLKFLGLQRELVDDFRIRLTQVMKEESRCPLGARYCAILNAVNYISTILGDWGDNVFFLQLQQAAVSLGDEAVLGGLGVMELGRLASLEGSLFEGLLALLDRLKGDMMGRLLEWTMREITEKAKQYSHDRWLSLPSPHDQSTMSLSSSACPMMLCVRDRLLNLHQVLSLTLFQLAWQGLADRLDNFLYQDVILSNHFSDGGAAQLQFDMTRNLFPLFGHYCKRPENFFKHVKEACIILCLNVGSAILLRNLLKESEEETKDWAGAEDPPPESALNELGVYCLAPCDVLILLNLRASWPGQ